The uncultured Roseibium sp. genome contains a region encoding:
- the dctP gene encoding TRAP transporter substrate-binding protein DctP → MTNRRDFLKKAGLGTVTAAGASTLAAPAVLGQEPIKWRLQTYAGPALAEHVIKPSIDAFNKAANGEMVIELYTADQLVPTSELFRAMQQGTIDAVQSDDDSMASPTEVTVFGGYFPFASRYSLDVPVLFNQYGLNEIWDAEYSKVGVKHISAGSWDPCHFATKDPIRSLADLKGKRVFTFPTAGRFMAQFGVVPVTLPWEDIEVAVQTGELDGIAWSGITEDYTVGWADVTNYFLTNNISGAWAGSFFANMERWNELPDHLKTLLQLAMDSSHYYRQWWYWGGEASLRVNGTKMELTSIPDAEWATVEEAAVKFWDEIAAESETKAKVVEIFKKYNADMQKAGRPYRYG, encoded by the coding sequence ATGACAAATAGACGCGATTTTCTCAAGAAAGCCGGCCTCGGAACGGTCACTGCCGCCGGTGCCTCCACGCTTGCCGCCCCGGCGGTTCTTGGTCAGGAACCGATCAAATGGCGCCTGCAGACCTATGCCGGGCCGGCTCTTGCCGAACATGTGATCAAGCCGTCGATCGACGCCTTCAACAAGGCGGCCAACGGCGAAATGGTCATCGAGCTTTATACCGCCGATCAGCTTGTCCCCACCAGCGAGCTGTTCCGCGCCATGCAGCAGGGCACGATCGATGCCGTGCAGTCCGATGACGACTCCATGGCCTCTCCGACCGAAGTCACCGTCTTCGGCGGCTACTTCCCGTTCGCCTCGCGTTACTCGCTTGATGTTCCGGTGCTCTTCAATCAGTACGGCCTGAACGAAATCTGGGACGCGGAATACTCCAAGGTTGGCGTCAAGCACATTTCGGCCGGTTCCTGGGATCCGTGCCACTTCGCAACCAAGGATCCGATCCGCTCACTCGCCGACCTGAAGGGCAAGCGCGTCTTCACCTTCCCGACGGCCGGCCGCTTCATGGCCCAGTTCGGCGTCGTGCCGGTCACCCTGCCCTGGGAAGACATCGAAGTCGCCGTGCAGACCGGCGAGCTCGACGGCATCGCATGGTCGGGCATCACCGAGGACTACACCGTCGGCTGGGCGGATGTGACCAACTACTTCCTGACCAACAACATCTCGGGTGCGTGGGCCGGATCGTTCTTTGCCAACATGGAGCGCTGGAACGAGCTGCCCGACCACTTGAAGACCCTGCTCCAGCTCGCAATGGACTCCTCGCACTACTATCGCCAGTGGTGGTACTGGGGCGGCGAGGCTTCGCTTCGCGTGAACGGCACCAAGATGGAGCTGACCTCCATTCCCGATGCCGAATGGGCGACGGTTGAAGAAGCCGCTGTGAAGTTCTGGGACGAAATCGCCGCGGAATCCGAAACCAAGGCAAAGGTCGTCGAGATCTTCAAGAAGTACAACGCCGACATGCAGAAGGCCGGACGGCCTTACCGCTACGGCTAA